From Nitrospirota bacterium, the proteins below share one genomic window:
- the aroB gene encoding 3-dehydroquinate synthase codes for MPKVAEQIVPVVLGERSYDIVLQPGLLATVGNRIRGFTTSPKIGVVTDRHVASHYLQGTLRSLRKAGYDPTPIILSPGEPTKTLGTISKILDVLAKHKFERQSLLLALGGGVVGDITGFAAAIYQRGIPFLQVPTTLVAQVDSSVGGKTGVDHRLGKNLIGAFYQPRAVLIDPLTLRTLPRREWVAGLAEVIKYGIIADEEFFSFLEHEIPALLKLKAAPVIRVITRSCEIKAQVVAADERESDRRRILNYGHTIGHALESLGGYRGLIHGEAVGVGLVQEADLARHMGLCGDEVVERIRSLVQRAGLSEQVRETSFKSIWSAMQHDKKVIGGQVIGVWPMRIGEVVIRPIEQQVCAEWFHAKHGRGSRLTSGRQSGKGSARRKSSTRR; via the coding sequence ATGCCTAAGGTAGCAGAACAGATCGTACCCGTGGTCTTGGGGGAGCGGAGTTATGACATTGTGCTCCAGCCAGGGCTATTGGCCACGGTTGGTAACAGGATCAGGGGCTTTACAACTTCTCCAAAGATAGGGGTTGTGACAGATCGGCATGTCGCAAGCCATTATCTTCAAGGGACGCTCCGTTCGCTTCGCAAGGCCGGGTACGATCCCACTCCGATTATCTTATCGCCTGGAGAGCCGACTAAAACGCTTGGGACAATCAGCAAGATCCTCGATGTATTAGCCAAACACAAATTTGAACGTCAGTCTCTGCTGCTGGCACTCGGCGGTGGGGTCGTCGGTGATATCACCGGATTTGCTGCCGCGATTTATCAACGAGGAATCCCGTTCCTCCAGGTGCCGACGACGCTTGTGGCGCAAGTCGATTCCAGTGTCGGGGGTAAGACTGGCGTGGACCACCGATTGGGTAAAAATCTCATCGGGGCCTTTTACCAACCACGGGCCGTCCTGATCGATCCACTCACATTGCGTACCTTGCCTCGCCGCGAATGGGTCGCTGGCCTAGCGGAAGTCATCAAATACGGCATTATCGCCGATGAAGAGTTCTTCTCGTTTCTGGAACATGAAATCCCCGCATTGTTGAAGCTGAAAGCAGCGCCTGTTATCCGTGTCATTACACGATCGTGCGAGATCAAAGCGCAGGTAGTCGCAGCAGACGAGCGAGAATCGGATCGCCGGCGCATTCTCAATTATGGCCACACGATTGGGCATGCACTGGAGTCACTTGGTGGCTATCGTGGATTGATTCATGGTGAAGCGGTTGGGGTCGGGTTGGTGCAGGAGGCAGATCTGGCTCGTCATATGGGCTTGTGCGGGGATGAGGTGGTTGAACGGATTAGGAGTCTCGTGCAGCGGGCCGGTTTGTCCGAACAGGTGAGAGAGACCTCCTTCAAGTCCATCTGGAGCGCCATGCAACATGACAAGAAAGTGATTGGAGGGCAAGTCATCGGGGTATGGCCGATGCGGATTGGCGAGGTGGTCATTCGTCCGATTGAGCAGCAGGTCTGCGCCGAGTGGTTTCACGCGAAGCATGGTCGTGGGAGCCGACTAACGAGTGGTCGCCAGTCAGGCAAGGGCTCCGCTCGCCGAAAATCTTCAACGCGAAGGTAG
- a CDS encoding GAF and ANTAR domain-containing protein yields MTTARTPSVAQLQQSLREKTREVDVLHRISDSISNQLDLEAVLKHIVEVVVEVTKADACLLYLLSDGQDELILRASKNPHPKLIGRITIGLGEGITGWVAQERTRVVIPSNASDDSRFKFFHNLPEDRHQAFVSVPIMAKKEVVGVINVQHKRPKRYRPDEIALLSTIANQVGGAIENARLYDQMKRKALQVETLSLVSETVASNRLIEDVLQLLVTMTAQMMSSKICSIMLLDETSGELRIEATQSLSEQYRRKPNLKVGQSISGRAVKDRRPIIVADVTKEQDYMYPDMAKKEGLCSMVSVPMMVREKAVGVINSYTSVPHVFTSEEVKLLQAIANQAAIAIEHTTLIEKSFEMQEALAVRKLMERAKGYLMRSKKLTEEEAFKLIQRQSMDLRKSMREIAEAVLLAGEIDGRVDRQRG; encoded by the coding sequence ATGACGACCGCACGCACTCCATCCGTGGCCCAGCTCCAACAGTCGTTGCGGGAAAAGACACGCGAAGTCGATGTGCTCCACCGTATTTCCGACTCGATCAGCAACCAACTAGACCTCGAAGCAGTTCTCAAGCATATCGTCGAAGTGGTCGTCGAAGTCACCAAGGCCGACGCCTGCCTCCTGTATCTCCTGTCAGATGGCCAGGATGAGCTCATTCTGAGAGCCTCGAAAAACCCTCACCCGAAATTGATTGGGCGGATTACGATCGGGTTGGGAGAGGGTATCACCGGGTGGGTCGCCCAGGAACGAACGCGCGTCGTGATTCCGAGCAACGCAAGCGACGACTCGCGGTTTAAATTTTTCCACAACCTTCCGGAAGACCGCCATCAAGCCTTCGTCTCCGTGCCGATCATGGCGAAGAAGGAAGTGGTCGGTGTGATCAATGTCCAACATAAGCGGCCGAAACGCTATCGGCCTGATGAGATCGCGCTGCTCTCGACCATCGCGAATCAGGTCGGCGGCGCTATCGAGAACGCGCGACTCTACGATCAGATGAAACGCAAAGCCCTTCAAGTGGAAACCTTGTCGCTGGTCTCCGAAACGGTGGCTTCCAATCGATTGATCGAAGACGTGTTGCAGCTCCTGGTGACCATGACCGCCCAAATGATGAGTTCCAAGATCTGCTCGATCATGTTATTGGACGAAACCAGCGGAGAGCTGCGGATCGAGGCGACACAAAGCCTCAGCGAGCAATATCGCCGCAAGCCGAACCTCAAGGTCGGCCAGAGCATCAGCGGTCGTGCGGTGAAAGACCGTCGGCCGATTATCGTGGCTGATGTCACCAAAGAGCAGGACTATATGTACCCGGACATGGCCAAGAAAGAAGGGTTATGCTCCATGGTCTCGGTGCCCATGATGGTGCGGGAGAAGGCGGTGGGTGTGATCAATAGCTATACGTCTGTCCCGCACGTGTTTACCAGTGAAGAGGTGAAGCTGCTCCAGGCTATCGCCAATCAAGCCGCCATCGCCATCGAGCATACGACCCTGATTGAGAAGTCTTTTGAGATGCAGGAAGCGCTGGCGGTTCGAAAGCTGATGGAGCGGGCTAAGGGCTACCTGATGCGCTCGAAGAAGCTGACCGAAGAAGAGGCTTTCAAACTCATTCAGCGGCAAAGTATGGATCTGCGGAAGTCGATGCGCGAGATCGCCGAGGCCGTGTTGCTGGCTGGGGAAATCGACGGACGGGTGGATAGGCAGCGGGGCTAA
- a CDS encoding NAD+ synthase, with translation MRTFRIAMVQMNPTVGDLDGNVRRITGWLREARKAKADLVAFPELAITGYPPEDLLLKPRFIADNRRALQEIVRHCRGLAAVVGYVSQSDGPDPKPARSSVVPAGAHELYNAAAVIADQTLVTTYCKWYLPNYGVFDESRYFYPGRRLPLIRLRGTVVGVNICEDVWLPEGPTRFQAAAGAEVIVNINASPFHLGKSRIREQMLATRARENGVVLTYTNIVGGQDELVFDGNSVILDHRGEVIARGKAFEEDLIVADLNMEAVARERRTQGRKKVLPKQVAAAVEMCNAALPILSKTRVRAVPDMVAAMDPLEEVYLALTLGVRDYVRKNGFARAVIGLSGGVDSALTAVLAVDALGAENVWGLFMPSPYTSQDSYEDVAELGARLGISVRTLPITKLFDTYRDALVKTFEGRAPDTTEENLQARIRGNLLMAFSNKFGHLVLTTGNKSEMSVGYATLYGDMAGGFAVIKDVPKTMVYDLARLRNLRGSAPVIPKRTLSRSPTAELRPDQKDEDSLPPYEVLDPILQAYVEEDRSLEEIVVAGYDRATVARVMAMVDGSEYKRRQAPIGIKITHRALGKDRRMPITNGYRNR, from the coding sequence ATGCGAACGTTTCGAATCGCCATGGTGCAGATGAATCCGACGGTCGGGGATCTGGACGGGAATGTCCGCCGGATTACTGGCTGGTTGCGCGAGGCGAGGAAGGCGAAGGCCGATTTGGTGGCCTTCCCGGAGCTGGCGATCACCGGCTACCCACCAGAAGATCTTTTATTGAAACCACGTTTTATTGCGGACAATCGCCGTGCGCTTCAAGAAATAGTCCGTCATTGCCGGGGCCTTGCCGCAGTGGTGGGCTACGTCAGCCAGAGCGATGGCCCCGATCCAAAGCCAGCTCGCTCGTCGGTCGTACCGGCCGGTGCTCACGAGCTCTACAATGCGGCGGCGGTCATTGCCGATCAGACACTCGTCACGACCTATTGTAAGTGGTACTTGCCGAACTACGGGGTGTTCGACGAGAGCCGGTATTTCTATCCTGGCAGGCGGCTTCCGCTCATTCGCCTGCGCGGCACGGTGGTCGGGGTCAATATTTGCGAAGATGTCTGGTTGCCGGAAGGGCCCACTCGTTTCCAGGCGGCGGCGGGCGCCGAAGTGATCGTGAATATCAATGCGTCGCCGTTTCATTTGGGCAAGAGCCGGATACGCGAGCAGATGCTGGCAACCCGCGCGCGGGAAAACGGGGTGGTGCTCACCTATACCAATATCGTTGGCGGGCAAGATGAACTGGTGTTTGACGGGAATAGTGTGATCCTCGATCACCGGGGCGAGGTCATCGCGCGGGGGAAAGCGTTTGAAGAAGACTTGATCGTTGCTGACCTCAACATGGAGGCGGTCGCGCGAGAGCGGCGCACTCAGGGGAGGAAAAAAGTTTTGCCGAAACAGGTGGCCGCTGCGGTGGAGATGTGCAACGCCGCGCTTCCTATCCTTTCAAAGACTCGGGTGCGTGCAGTTCCCGATATGGTAGCAGCCATGGATCCGCTGGAGGAGGTCTACCTGGCACTCACGTTGGGGGTGCGAGATTACGTGAGGAAGAATGGATTTGCCCGAGCTGTGATCGGCTTGAGCGGGGGAGTGGACTCGGCGTTGACCGCCGTGCTTGCCGTGGATGCGCTCGGCGCCGAGAACGTCTGGGGTCTATTCATGCCGTCGCCCTATACGTCACAAGATAGTTATGAAGATGTCGCAGAGCTGGGGGCACGACTCGGGATCTCTGTCCGGACTCTCCCCATCACGAAGCTGTTCGATACATACCGGGATGCGCTTGTGAAGACGTTTGAGGGGCGGGCACCCGATACGACGGAGGAGAATCTCCAAGCCCGCATTCGGGGCAATCTCCTCATGGCCTTCTCCAATAAGTTCGGCCATCTGGTGCTCACCACGGGCAACAAGAGCGAGATGAGTGTCGGGTATGCCACGTTGTACGGCGATATGGCCGGCGGATTTGCCGTGATCAAAGATGTTCCCAAGACGATGGTGTATGATTTGGCGCGGCTTCGCAATCTCAGAGGCTCGGCCCCGGTCATTCCCAAACGGACGTTAAGCCGGTCCCCGACCGCCGAATTGAGGCCCGATCAGAAGGATGAAGATTCGTTGCCGCCTTATGAGGTCCTCGATCCCATTCTTCAGGCCTATGTGGAAGAAGACCGGTCCCTCGAAGAAATCGTCGTCGCAGGGTACGACCGCGCGACGGTGGCACGGGTGATGGCGATGGTCGATGGCAGCGAGTACAAGCGCCGGCAGGCGCCGATCGGCATCAAAATTACGCACCGGGCCTTGGGTAAGGACCGGCGGATGCCGATTACGAACGGCTATCGTAATCGATAG
- a CDS encoding outer membrane beta-barrel protein — protein sequence MYVLAGGNQCGAENRMGLEGLEVAHNGVRGDNVVEVNERRFVSHNITNRTREAVIMSVRSLIGIGICALVSLLGSQAALAQVAPPTPAPTVQERLEALEKKSDAPSLWKTLGFKASGFLDVAYTQNFNNPNTNLNQLHIFDTNANGFMPHLAQLMLERPADAAGSGMDRAGFRARLNFGSDARVTRARTNFQPGTSNNEMDFQELYAEYILPVGNGLKIQAGKINTLIGYEVINSYENPNFSRSFMFGLGQAFTTTGVRMTYTFNPLVTASIGVINGWDNIDDNNKGKSFEWLVALTPHEKIGVSFYGSYGAEQSNSQGAAAFTTQADPTAKRTVVGSIITLKPTDKDTVILEPYYGNEGNASTVKGAKNARWNGFAGYLIHDFTDQWSARFRGEIFEDAGGARTCTGGVNFAGGANTCASGSSGAGVITAGAGGIPQTLWENTFTLQYKPFPSLITRTEFRYDKSDKNVFLYGSRPVNNQETLSFQVIYLF from the coding sequence ATGTATGTATTGGCTGGTGGGAATCAATGTGGAGCTGAAAATCGAATGGGCTTGGAGGGGCTGGAGGTTGCGCACAATGGCGTGCGTGGCGACAACGTCGTCGAGGTGAACGAGAGAAGGTTTGTGAGTCACAACATCACCAATCGGACGAGGGAGGCCGTCATTATGTCAGTACGCAGTCTTATCGGGATAGGAATCTGCGCGTTGGTTTCGCTGCTGGGTAGCCAGGCTGCCTTGGCTCAAGTGGCTCCACCGACGCCTGCGCCGACCGTGCAAGAGCGGTTGGAGGCGTTGGAGAAGAAGTCGGATGCGCCGTCGTTGTGGAAGACTCTGGGGTTCAAGGCCTCTGGGTTTCTGGATGTGGCTTATACGCAGAACTTCAACAATCCGAACACCAACCTCAATCAACTGCATATCTTCGACACGAATGCCAACGGCTTCATGCCGCACCTGGCCCAGCTCATGCTGGAGCGGCCGGCCGATGCCGCCGGCAGCGGCATGGATCGGGCCGGTTTTCGCGCGCGGCTGAATTTCGGGTCCGATGCCCGAGTCACCAGGGCCCGGACCAACTTTCAACCGGGCACCAGCAACAACGAGATGGATTTCCAAGAACTCTATGCCGAGTACATCCTCCCGGTCGGCAATGGGCTGAAAATTCAAGCTGGCAAGATCAACACCTTGATCGGCTATGAAGTGATCAACAGTTATGAAAACCCGAACTTCTCGCGCAGCTTCATGTTCGGCTTGGGCCAAGCCTTTACGACGACGGGCGTGCGCATGACGTATACCTTCAATCCGCTCGTGACCGCGTCGATCGGCGTGATCAACGGCTGGGACAACATCGACGACAACAACAAGGGGAAATCGTTTGAATGGTTGGTGGCCCTTACCCCCCACGAGAAGATCGGCGTGAGCTTCTACGGGTCCTATGGCGCGGAGCAATCGAACAGCCAAGGGGCGGCTGCCTTCACCACCCAGGCCGATCCGACGGCTAAGCGGACGGTGGTGGGGTCGATCATCACGTTGAAGCCCACCGACAAGGATACCGTGATCCTGGAACCCTATTACGGCAATGAGGGCAATGCCAGCACGGTCAAGGGCGCGAAGAATGCCCGTTGGAACGGATTTGCTGGCTACTTAATCCATGATTTCACCGATCAATGGAGCGCCAGATTCCGTGGAGAGATCTTCGAAGATGCCGGGGGCGCCCGGACCTGTACGGGCGGTGTGAATTTCGCTGGAGGTGCCAATACCTGTGCCAGCGGCAGTTCGGGTGCTGGCGTGATCACGGCGGGAGCCGGTGGGATTCCCCAAACCCTCTGGGAGAATACCTTCACATTGCAATACAAGCCCTTTCCGTCTCTGATCACGCGGACCGAGTTCCGGTACGACAAATCAGATAAGAACGTCTTCTTGTACGGCAGCCGGCCTGTCAACAACCAAGAAACCCTGTCATTCCAAGTCATTTACCTGTTCTGA
- a CDS encoding ammonium transporter yields MTSMLPVLACAILVGTTGLYAQDAGAPAPAAPVVAAPEAAAVPAAPKIDTGDTTWVLVSTALVLAMTAPGLALFYGGMVRSKNALGTIMQSFVILCLISIQWVLWGYSLAFGPDKGHLIGGLEWIGLNGVGLEPNADYAATIPHQAFMIFQMMFAVITPALITGAVAERMKFSAFLVFTLLWATFIYDPLAHWVWAVGGWVRNLGALDFAGGTVVHISSGAAALACAIVLRKRLGYGREHMVPHNLPMTVLGASLLWFGWFGFNSGSAVASGALAVSAFVVTNTAAAAAALAWMIVEWMYRGKPTVLGAASGAVAGLVAITPASGFVGPVASIVIGLVAGVLCYLAVLWKTKLGYDDALDVVGIHGVGGIWGALATGLFASKAINAAGADGLFYGNPAQLGIQAMAVLVSVVFAFVGTFVILKLVDGVIGLRVSEEDERKGLDLSQHDERAYS; encoded by the coding sequence ATGACATCGATGCTTCCCGTCCTAGCCTGCGCCATCTTGGTGGGGACGACGGGTCTCTATGCACAAGACGCGGGGGCACCAGCTCCCGCAGCCCCGGTTGTCGCAGCTCCGGAAGCGGCGGCCGTGCCAGCTGCACCGAAGATCGACACCGGAGACACCACCTGGGTCTTGGTCTCCACGGCGCTGGTGCTCGCGATGACGGCGCCGGGCCTTGCGCTGTTCTATGGAGGCATGGTGCGTTCGAAAAATGCGCTGGGGACGATCATGCAGAGTTTTGTGATTCTCTGTCTGATCAGCATCCAGTGGGTCTTGTGGGGCTACAGTTTGGCCTTCGGGCCGGATAAGGGGCACCTGATCGGGGGGCTCGAATGGATCGGACTTAATGGGGTTGGCTTGGAGCCGAATGCCGATTATGCGGCGACGATTCCGCATCAAGCCTTCATGATTTTTCAGATGATGTTTGCGGTCATCACGCCCGCGCTCATCACGGGGGCGGTGGCGGAACGGATGAAGTTCAGCGCCTTTCTGGTGTTTACCCTGCTTTGGGCAACCTTCATCTACGATCCCTTGGCCCATTGGGTGTGGGCGGTCGGGGGCTGGGTCCGAAACCTTGGAGCCCTGGACTTCGCCGGTGGAACGGTTGTCCACATTAGTTCCGGTGCCGCTGCCTTGGCCTGTGCCATCGTGTTGAGGAAGCGGTTGGGTTACGGCAGGGAACATATGGTCCCGCATAATTTGCCGATGACGGTCTTGGGTGCTTCCTTGCTCTGGTTCGGGTGGTTCGGGTTTAACTCTGGCAGCGCCGTCGCTTCCGGGGCGCTAGCGGTCAGTGCCTTTGTCGTCACCAATACGGCAGCCGCCGCCGCGGCCTTGGCCTGGATGATCGTGGAGTGGATGTATCGAGGCAAACCGACGGTGTTGGGCGCCGCGAGTGGTGCCGTTGCGGGGTTGGTGGCGATCACGCCGGCCTCCGGATTCGTCGGCCCAGTGGCGTCGATTGTGATCGGGCTAGTGGCGGGAGTCCTCTGTTATTTAGCGGTGTTGTGGAAGACCAAGTTGGGCTATGATGACGCCCTCGATGTGGTCGGCATTCATGGAGTCGGAGGTATCTGGGGTGCGCTGGCAACCGGCCTCTTCGCGTCGAAGGCGATCAATGCCGCAGGCGCAGACGGTCTGTTTTATGGCAATCCGGCACAGTTGGGCATCCAGGCGATGGCCGTCCTGGTCTCGGTCGTGTTTGCGTTTGTCGGGACCTTTGTGATTCTGAAGTTGGTCGATGGAGTGATCGGGTTGCGTGTGAGTGAAGAAGATGAGCGAAAGGGCCTCGATCTCAGTCAACATGATGAACGGGCCTATTCGTAA
- a CDS encoding ammonium transporter, with protein sequence MVIDPARIDSRKRRRQGALSVIGLTIAVVMLGTLAVFTGSVAAQDTAAASAQAVAAIPVLKIDTGDTAWVLTSTALVLAMTMPGLALFYGGLVRGKNVLGTIMQSIVILCLVSLLWILVGYSLAFGPDKGGLIGGLEWIGLSGVGSEPHPVYGPTIPHQVFMLFQLMFAAITPALITGAVAERMKFSALLLFAALWSLVIYTPVAHWIWGGGWLGKMGALDFAGGAVVHISSGVSALVCAIVLGKRKGHGADYMAPHNLPFTLLGTGLLWFGWFGFNAGSALGANGLAASTFLATHAAAAAAALVWMGVEWAHRGKPTVLGLASGAVAGLATVTPASGYIGPFSAIIIGVFAGILCYFAVVWKGRMGYDDSLDVVGIHGVGGVFGILATGVFASKAINAAGADGLLFGNAGQLGIQAIMVAAVALFSVIGTWVILKVVDAAVGLRVAPEDESTGLDLSQHNERAYS encoded by the coding sequence ATGGTGATTGACCCTGCACGAATCGACAGTCGCAAGCGTAGGCGCCAAGGGGCGCTCAGTGTCATAGGCCTGACTATCGCGGTCGTGATGCTGGGAACCTTGGCGGTCTTCACAGGGTCAGTCGCGGCGCAGGATACAGCGGCCGCATCGGCTCAAGCCGTCGCCGCAATTCCTGTGCTGAAGATCGATACGGGGGACACGGCCTGGGTCCTCACCTCCACGGCGCTGGTGCTGGCGATGACGATGCCGGGCTTAGCGCTGTTCTACGGAGGACTTGTCCGGGGCAAAAACGTCCTGGGGACGATCATGCAGAGCATCGTCATTCTCTGTCTGGTCAGCCTCCTCTGGATTCTTGTCGGCTATAGCCTGGCGTTCGGCCCCGACAAGGGCGGTCTCATCGGGGGCCTTGAATGGATCGGGTTGAGCGGGGTGGGGAGCGAGCCCCATCCAGTGTATGGCCCTACGATTCCTCACCAAGTGTTCATGTTATTCCAGCTCATGTTTGCGGCCATTACGCCGGCCTTGATTACGGGGGCGGTGGCTGAGCGGATGAAGTTTTCCGCGCTGCTGCTGTTCGCGGCCTTGTGGTCCCTGGTGATTTATACGCCGGTGGCCCATTGGATCTGGGGAGGCGGATGGTTGGGGAAGATGGGCGCGTTAGATTTCGCCGGAGGCGCGGTGGTGCATATCAGCTCCGGTGTGAGTGCCTTGGTCTGTGCCATCGTGCTAGGCAAACGGAAGGGGCATGGAGCCGATTACATGGCTCCGCATAACCTGCCGTTCACGTTGTTGGGGACCGGTCTTTTGTGGTTTGGCTGGTTCGGATTCAACGCAGGCAGTGCGTTGGGTGCGAATGGGCTGGCCGCGAGTACCTTCTTGGCGACCCATGCGGCAGCGGCCGCAGCGGCGTTGGTCTGGATGGGGGTCGAGTGGGCGCATCGCGGGAAACCCACCGTCCTTGGTCTGGCCAGTGGCGCGGTAGCCGGTCTGGCCACCGTGACCCCGGCCTCCGGGTATATCGGACCGTTCTCCGCGATCATAATTGGTGTTTTTGCTGGGATTCTGTGCTATTTCGCCGTTGTGTGGAAGGGGAGGATGGGCTATGATGACTCGCTCGATGTCGTGGGAATCCACGGTGTGGGCGGCGTCTTCGGCATCCTCGCGACGGGGGTCTTCGCCTCCAAGGCCATCAATGCCGCCGGGGCAGACGGGCTCTTGTTCGGAAATGCAGGGCAACTTGGGATTCAGGCGATCATGGTCGCGGCGGTGGCGCTGTTTTCCGTGATCGGGACCTGGGTTATCTTGAAGGTCGTTGATGCAGCAGTTGGGCTGCGGGTCGCCCCGGAAGACGAATCGACGGGGTTGGACCTCAGTCAACACAACGAGCGGGCCTATTCATAA
- a CDS encoding P-II family nitrogen regulator, which translates to MKMIEAIVKPFKLDEVKDALLEMGVQGMTVTEVKGFGRQKGHKETYRGQEYTIEFVPKVKIEVAVTDAQMPRVIETITRAAKTGSIGDGKIFVRDLVAAVRIRTGETGETAL; encoded by the coding sequence ATGAAAATGATTGAAGCCATCGTGAAGCCGTTCAAGTTGGATGAAGTGAAGGATGCCTTGCTCGAAATGGGTGTGCAGGGTATGACGGTCACGGAAGTCAAAGGATTCGGCCGCCAGAAGGGGCACAAGGAAACCTACCGTGGTCAGGAATATACGATCGAGTTCGTGCCGAAGGTAAAGATTGAGGTGGCCGTCACGGACGCACAGATGCCGCGGGTCATCGAGACGATTACCCGGGCAGCCAAGACCGGCAGCATCGGGGACGGCAAAATTTTCGTGCGCGACTTGGTGGCCGCGGTGCGTATCAGGACGGGTGAAACTGGAGAAACGGCTCTGTGA